The following are encoded together in the Bactrocera neohumeralis isolate Rockhampton chromosome 6, APGP_CSIRO_Bneo_wtdbg2-racon-allhic-juicebox.fasta_v2, whole genome shotgun sequence genome:
- the LOC126761542 gene encoding neural/ectodermal development factor IMP-L2 isoform X1, with product MQKMNINILLIAQLVLFAACIQGRAIEDVDNSIENTGEGDGEGQTEKQRSPFEHDWIKFAKKPPTKLLQSLGQPVEIACEVMGSQVPTIQWVVGHLPLSEIDSVESNVISESSPSAIVRVRSVHVIDHMLSEARTYTCVGRTGGKTIYSSTIVYPQADMKELVQVRDKPFPGPQKPRIVYHEKLHLDLVDSNIVLPCKVHARPRAEVFWMNGEGKLIEPNHRFKILPSGDLLLSNIKWEDMGAYRCIARNAMGKDTADTFVYPVLKEDK from the exons AAAATGaatataaacatattattaATAGCACAGCTTGTGCTCTTTGCCGCCTGCATACAGGGCAGAGCCATTGAAGATGTCGACAATTCGATTGAGAATACCGGTGAAGGTGACGGTGAAGGACAAACGGAAAAACAGCGTTCACCCTTCGAGCATGACTGGATTAAATTCGCCAAGAAACCACCAACCAAACTGCTGCAGTCGCTCGGTCAGCCCGTTGAGATTGCCTGCGAAGTGATGGGCTCACAAGTGCCCACCATACAGTGGGTGGTGGGACATTTGCCGTTGTCTGAG ATCGACAGCGTTGAATCCAATGTTATATCCGAATCATCACCGAGCGCCATCGTGCGTGTACGATCTGTACATGTCATCGATCATATGCTGAGTGAGGCACGCACCTACACATGTGTCGGTCGCACCGGTGGCAAGACCATTTACAGCTCCACAATTGTCTATCCACAAGCGGACATGAAGGAGCTGGTGCAAGTACGCGACAAACCATTCCCTGGTCCACAGAAACCACGCATTGTCTACCACGAAAAACTCCATTTGGATTTGGTCGACTCGAATATTGTATTGCCATGCAAGGTGCATGCTCGTCCACGTGCTGAGGTCTTCTGGATGAATGGTGAAGGCAAATTAATTGAGCCAAATCATCGTTTCAAAATTTTGCCATCCGGTGATTTGCTACTCTCGAATATCAAGTGGGAAGATATGGGCGCCTACAGGTGTATAGCACGCAATGCTATGGGAAAGGATACTGCGGATACGTTTGTCTATCCAGTACTT AAAGAAGACAAATAA
- the LOC126761542 gene encoding neural/ectodermal development factor IMP-L2 isoform X2, which yields MNINILLIAQLVLFAACIQGRAIEDVDNSIENTGEGDGEGQTEKQRSPFEHDWIKFAKKPPTKLLQSLGQPVEIACEVMGSQVPTIQWVVGHLPLSEIDSVESNVISESSPSAIVRVRSVHVIDHMLSEARTYTCVGRTGGKTIYSSTIVYPQADMKELVQVRDKPFPGPQKPRIVYHEKLHLDLVDSNIVLPCKVHARPRAEVFWMNGEGKLIEPNHRFKILPSGDLLLSNIKWEDMGAYRCIARNAMGKDTADTFVYPVLKEDK from the exons ATGaatataaacatattattaATAGCACAGCTTGTGCTCTTTGCCGCCTGCATACAGGGCAGAGCCATTGAAGATGTCGACAATTCGATTGAGAATACCGGTGAAGGTGACGGTGAAGGACAAACGGAAAAACAGCGTTCACCCTTCGAGCATGACTGGATTAAATTCGCCAAGAAACCACCAACCAAACTGCTGCAGTCGCTCGGTCAGCCCGTTGAGATTGCCTGCGAAGTGATGGGCTCACAAGTGCCCACCATACAGTGGGTGGTGGGACATTTGCCGTTGTCTGAG ATCGACAGCGTTGAATCCAATGTTATATCCGAATCATCACCGAGCGCCATCGTGCGTGTACGATCTGTACATGTCATCGATCATATGCTGAGTGAGGCACGCACCTACACATGTGTCGGTCGCACCGGTGGCAAGACCATTTACAGCTCCACAATTGTCTATCCACAAGCGGACATGAAGGAGCTGGTGCAAGTACGCGACAAACCATTCCCTGGTCCACAGAAACCACGCATTGTCTACCACGAAAAACTCCATTTGGATTTGGTCGACTCGAATATTGTATTGCCATGCAAGGTGCATGCTCGTCCACGTGCTGAGGTCTTCTGGATGAATGGTGAAGGCAAATTAATTGAGCCAAATCATCGTTTCAAAATTTTGCCATCCGGTGATTTGCTACTCTCGAATATCAAGTGGGAAGATATGGGCGCCTACAGGTGTATAGCACGCAATGCTATGGGAAAGGATACTGCGGATACGTTTGTCTATCCAGTACTT AAAGAAGACAAATAA